A single genomic interval of Oryza sativa Japonica Group chromosome 7, ASM3414082v1 harbors:
- the LOC107275407 gene encoding uncharacterized protein, whose product MDSYNGDGDNGGGYGDGHDGGGYGNGDNGGGFADGSHVSGYGDGNAVRVFGDGSHLGGYVPDSRLGAYGGGTTGPLYGAEHRFGAGIPTRDFLGQPLHASRDGGHPSFSSGGFGEGSSSSQNPSRLEFGALDLNSGDDWSSVHAYEDLLRGGGGEGTQCPPGVRVPARTGNRTLRLRDWPSAQGASGSGA is encoded by the coding sequence GCGGCTACGGCGACGGCCATGACGGAGGCGGGTACGGCAACGGTGACAACGGAGGAGGGTTCGCCGACGGCAGCCACGTGAGCGGGTACGGCGACGGCAACGCCGTGCGCGTATTCGGCGATGGCAGCCACCTCGGCGGATACGTGCCGGACAGCCGCTTAGGTGCGTACGGCGGCGGGACCACCGGCCCGCTATACGGGGCTGAGCATCGATTCGGCGCCGGCATCCCTACTCGCGACTTCCTCGGTCAGCCTCTCCATGCGTCCCGAGATGGCGGCCACCCGTCGTTCAGCTCGGGTGGATTCGGCGAGGGGTCTTCGAGCAGCCAAAACCCCTCTCGTCTCGAGTTCGGGGCACTCGACCTCAACTCCGGCGACGACTGGTCGTCCGTGCACGCCTACGAAGACCTTcttcgaggcggcggtggggagggaaCTCAATGCCCTCCCGGCGTACGCGTTCCTGCCCGTACAGGAAATCGCACGCTCAGGCTGCGCGACTGGCCAAGTGCTCAAGGGGCTTCTGGATCTGGGGCGTGA